Proteins encoded by one window of Thermodesulfobium sp. 4217-1:
- the aprB gene encoding adenylyl-sulfate reductase subunit beta has translation MPSWVNPEKCDGCKAQDKTACQYICPNDLMALNREIMKAYNQEPEYCWECYSCVKICPQQAIEVRGYADFVPLGGNAIPLRGSDNIMWTCKYRNGKVKRFKFPIRTVAEGSIKPYEGFEADPDMADLEKPGFFTHNMRGDSLRKF, from the coding sequence ATGCCAAGTTGGGTAAATCCCGAAAAATGTGATGGTTGTAAGGCGCAAGATAAGACAGCTTGCCAGTATATTTGTCCAAACGATCTTATGGCACTGAACAGAGAGATTATGAAGGCTTATAACCAGGAGCCAGAGTATTGTTGGGAGTGCTATAGCTGTGTAAAAATTTGTCCACAGCAGGCAATTGAGGTAAGAGGATATGCAGACTTCGTACCACTTGGTGGAAACGCAATCCCACTACGTGGCTCTGACAACATTATGTGGACCTGTAAGTATCGTAACGGAAAAGTAAAAAGATTTAAGTTCCCAATCCGCACGGTTGCAGAAGGTTCGATTAAGCCATATGAAGGCTTTGAGGCCGATCCAGATATGGCCGATCTCGAAAAACCAGGTTTCTTTACGCACAATATGCGTGGAGATTCTCTCAGAAAGTTTTAG
- the qmoC gene encoding quinone-interacting membrane-bound oxidoreductase complex subunit QmoC, which produces MAKRIVKADLDFIKEIMANGGDSVNKCYQCATCSVVCNLSPDNSPFPRKEMMMAQWGMKDALLKDADIWLCHQCADCTAYCPRGAKPGDVLGALRKITIEEYAPVKFLAKLVSKPAMWPFAFLLPVVILLIDLMFNGKLQYLADPQALVNMSINGEPESAGKIVFAKLFPTVTGIDIFFMTAAIFAVVCFWIGLSSYWKALNSERSYPVTFKGSIIGLFVGVIWEALTSVRFKLCNTMSVRSTTHLLVFWSFVGLALTTATASVYEWVLRYPSPYPLYDPVKILGNVSGIALVIGSIWMINTRSTLKVGANSGFDWLLLIIIAGLGLTGMGAEIFRLMNLASVAYWTYFIHLTFVMFLFIYAPFFKIAHLAYRTLALAYTNLANRGEPNALKG; this is translated from the coding sequence ATGGCGAAAAGGATTGTTAAAGCAGATTTAGATTTTATTAAGGAAATTATGGCTAATGGCGGAGATAGCGTAAACAAATGCTATCAATGTGCTACATGTTCAGTTGTCTGTAATCTTTCTCCTGATAATTCACCGTTTCCGCGTAAAGAGATGATGATGGCACAGTGGGGGATGAAGGATGCGCTGCTAAAAGATGCTGATATTTGGCTTTGTCACCAATGTGCAGATTGTACTGCTTATTGCCCAAGGGGTGCAAAACCGGGTGACGTTTTGGGCGCACTGAGAAAAATTACAATAGAAGAATATGCTCCTGTAAAGTTTTTGGCTAAACTTGTAAGCAAACCTGCAATGTGGCCGTTCGCTTTTCTCTTGCCAGTTGTTATACTCTTGATAGACTTAATGTTCAATGGCAAGTTACAATACCTTGCAGATCCTCAGGCTTTGGTTAACATGTCTATTAATGGTGAGCCTGAAAGTGCAGGAAAGATTGTTTTTGCAAAATTGTTTCCTACTGTCACTGGTATAGATATTTTCTTTATGACGGCGGCAATATTTGCTGTGGTTTGTTTTTGGATAGGCTTGTCGAGTTACTGGAAGGCTTTGAATTCAGAAAGATCTTATCCAGTTACGTTTAAAGGCAGTATTATAGGTTTGTTTGTTGGAGTTATTTGGGAGGCACTTACTTCTGTAAGATTTAAGCTTTGTAACACAATGAGTGTCAGGTCTACCACTCACTTGCTTGTTTTTTGGTCTTTTGTCGGATTAGCTCTTACAACTGCTACTGCTTCGGTATACGAGTGGGTTTTAAGATACCCTTCTCCATATCCTTTGTACGATCCTGTAAAAATACTTGGTAACGTTTCAGGTATAGCGCTGGTTATAGGATCGATTTGGATGATAAATACAAGATCTACCCTAAAGGTTGGGGCGAACTCTGGTTTTGATTGGCTTCTTCTAATTATTATAGCTGGTCTTGGTCTTACAGGAATGGGTGCAGAGATATTTAGACTCATGAATCTTGCAAGCGTTGCATACTGGACATATTTTATACATCTTACATTTGTAATGTTTTTGTTTATATATGCACCTTTTTTCAAGATTGCACACCTTGCCTACAGAACCCTTGCTCTGGCTTATACCAACTTAGCTAATCGCGGAGAGCCTAATGCCCTTAAGGGATAG
- the sat gene encoding sulfate adenylyltransferase, with translation MSQHVAVDNTLSPHGGKLVYRVVEDKEKAKELVKKTKVRIPVRGQIARECISLAYGFFSPLEGFMGAKDVDSVVHNMTLANGYVWSIPIVFDMSEDEIEKYGIANGDSVLFTYKDQPLAVFDIEEMFVYDKITMAKNVYGTDDEKHPGVKRTYDYKAKFLGGKITLINPPVFNEPFDRFWFPPAESRMQFMKNGWTKVVAHQTRNVPHTGHEWLMKGAWFAANADAVLVSCVVGEKRKGDYIDECIVLGQAALRENGYFREDVHMTSMILWDMRYAGPREAVFHAIVRKNLGCTHHMFGRDHAGVGDYYPTYGAHEIFDGLPNLGIKSVLTKEWYYCPVCAGIVYEGFDGHKKQKQKFSGTVIRSIIQQGVKPTRLIFRPEVFDTVMMCAEKYGFGSPFVNDNYLENRNPVFTIPPMEV, from the coding sequence TTGAGTCAACATGTAGCAGTGGATAACACGCTTTCTCCTCATGGCGGCAAACTCGTATATAGGGTTGTCGAAGATAAGGAAAAAGCGAAGGAACTTGTAAAGAAGACTAAGGTAAGAATCCCAGTTCGTGGGCAGATCGCGAGAGAGTGTATAAGCTTAGCTTATGGATTTTTCTCTCCTCTTGAAGGCTTTATGGGTGCAAAGGACGTGGACAGTGTAGTTCACAATATGACATTAGCAAATGGATACGTTTGGTCTATACCAATCGTCTTCGATATGTCAGAAGATGAGATCGAAAAATATGGCATAGCTAACGGTGATAGCGTTCTTTTTACCTACAAAGATCAGCCATTGGCAGTCTTTGACATTGAAGAGATGTTTGTTTATGACAAGATTACTATGGCCAAGAACGTATATGGCACAGATGATGAAAAGCATCCTGGCGTAAAGCGTACCTACGATTACAAAGCTAAGTTTTTAGGTGGCAAGATTACACTTATAAATCCACCAGTATTTAATGAACCTTTTGATCGCTTCTGGTTTCCACCAGCAGAGTCAAGAATGCAATTTATGAAGAATGGCTGGACTAAAGTAGTTGCTCATCAAACCAGAAACGTACCTCACACAGGCCATGAATGGCTTATGAAGGGCGCATGGTTTGCTGCCAATGCAGATGCAGTTCTGGTTTCTTGTGTTGTCGGCGAAAAGAGAAAAGGCGATTATATTGATGAGTGTATAGTTCTCGGTCAGGCTGCACTCAGAGAAAATGGGTATTTCAGAGAAGATGTTCATATGACTTCAATGATACTCTGGGATATGAGATATGCTGGTCCAAGAGAGGCAGTATTCCACGCAATAGTTCGTAAAAACCTTGGATGTACTCACCACATGTTTGGTCGCGATCACGCAGGTGTTGGTGACTATTATCCAACTTATGGTGCTCATGAGATATTTGATGGACTTCCAAATCTTGGTATCAAGTCAGTTTTGACAAAGGAATGGTATTATTGTCCTGTGTGCGCAGGAATTGTTTATGAAGGGTTTGACGGTCACAAAAAGCAAAAGCAAAAGTTTTCTGGCACAGTAATTCGTTCCATCATTCAACAAGGCGTTAAACCAACAAGACTTATATTTAGGCCAGAGGTATTTGACACCGTTATGATGTGTGCTGAGAAATATGGTTTTGGTTCACCTTTCGTAAATGACAATTATCTTGAGAATCGTAATCCTGTATTCACGATTCCCCCAATGGAGGTGTAA
- a CDS encoding Crp/Fnr family transcriptional regulator: protein MDSILLLDKKLKEFTEEEWSKLFEKAVKMKLPKGSTVFSAAESSQGVFIIESGWVKISRISNEGRESVVGCIRNPKEIIGLAEVLLDKNRTCNAVAITDIEIGFLRREDFYNLIKEDFNISLKIMRLLAERMREAEENVHNLSSKYVSKRLASFLYKASFKWGIDDFDGIKIPLNLTHEEIAQVVGTSRQTTTKALNMLQQRGIIKLEKKQIKILDIKKLISSYK, encoded by the coding sequence TTGGATAGCATCTTGCTTTTAGATAAAAAGCTTAAAGAATTTACAGAAGAAGAATGGTCTAAACTTTTTGAAAAGGCAGTTAAGATGAAACTGCCAAAGGGATCTACCGTATTTTCTGCAGCAGAGAGCTCACAGGGGGTATTCATTATCGAATCTGGGTGGGTAAAAATATCAAGAATTTCCAATGAAGGAAGAGAATCTGTGGTTGGCTGCATAAGAAATCCAAAAGAGATTATAGGATTAGCTGAGGTTCTTTTAGATAAAAACAGAACCTGCAATGCAGTTGCTATAACCGATATAGAAATAGGCTTTTTAAGGCGAGAAGACTTTTATAATCTGATAAAAGAAGACTTTAATATTTCTCTAAAAATAATGAGGCTCTTGGCTGAACGCATGAGAGAAGCAGAAGAAAACGTACACAATCTAAGCTCCAAATATGTTTCAAAGAGGCTTGCATCTTTCTTGTACAAAGCTTCTTTTAAATGGGGGATAGACGATTTTGATGGCATAAAAATTCCTTTAAATTTAACGCATGAAGAGATAGCTCAGGTAGTAGGAACAAGCAGACAGACAACTACAAAAGCGCTAAATATGTTACAACAAAGGGGAATTATAAAATTAGAAAAAAAGCAAATAAAGATTCTGGATATAAAAAAGCTTATAAGTAGCTACAAATGA
- a CDS encoding FAD-dependent oxidoreductase, translating to MDKKIGVYICSGCEIGDAVDLDKLVEIAKEKGVSLVKTSASVCSPAFVEEIKSDIANEGVNTVVIAACSPRVKTDVFNFPGCIVERVNIREFVAWVMEPKSDDAQLAAQDYLRMGIVKAEKTNLPEPWIGEDLSEEILVIGGGTSGLSSAIESSKAGFKVTVIEKEDKLGGWAAKWYKTTPTKYPFTAVEEPAVFQMMKTVEADPNITVLLNTTIVKTEGMPGLFDITLNVSGQEQVKRFGTIIAAAGFTPYDASKLDKLGFGVSPDVISNVDFERMVRETGKITRPSDGKTAKRVAFVLCAGSRDPEHLPYCSGYCCAASLKQAKYVRDINDGVAYVLYKDMRTPSQFELFYKELQNDPGILLTKCEIKEVSLGEDSSLNVDVTDTLLGDELAIEADLVVLVVGMVSNANQEKPDILNLQYRQGLELPLLDTGYYPDSNYVCFPYESRRTGIYPCGTIRAPMETYGSIQDSIGAALKAIQCMWHYERGMAVHPRGWEKSYPQVFMQRCTSCKRCTEECPFGAIDEDEKGTPFYKFNRCRRCGTCMGACPERIISFHDFSIDMVNSMIKEIEVPEDDDEKLRYLAFICENDAYPALDAAAFLKHRFPPGIRFISLRCAGNMNLVWIADGLGNGLDGALVLGCKFGENYQCHYIKGSELCNYRFGKIGETLDRLGLESERVEMMQVQISDYVNIADTLKDYADRVKEIGPNPFKGF from the coding sequence ATGGATAAAAAAATTGGTGTTTATATTTGTTCTGGATGTGAAATTGGAGACGCAGTTGACCTTGATAAGCTGGTAGAAATTGCTAAGGAAAAAGGCGTATCTTTAGTTAAAACAAGTGCAAGCGTTTGCAGTCCTGCCTTTGTAGAGGAAATAAAGAGTGATATTGCAAATGAAGGCGTAAATACTGTTGTAATCGCTGCTTGCAGCCCAAGAGTGAAGACTGATGTATTTAACTTCCCTGGCTGCATAGTAGAGCGTGTAAACATCCGAGAATTTGTTGCCTGGGTTATGGAGCCAAAAAGTGACGATGCTCAGCTTGCTGCACAAGACTACCTGCGAATGGGCATTGTTAAAGCGGAGAAGACCAATCTGCCCGAGCCATGGATTGGTGAAGACCTATCAGAAGAAATCCTGGTCATAGGTGGCGGCACCTCTGGACTCTCTTCTGCAATCGAATCATCAAAAGCAGGTTTTAAAGTAACCGTCATTGAAAAAGAGGACAAGCTTGGAGGTTGGGCTGCAAAGTGGTATAAGACTACTCCTACAAAATATCCCTTTACTGCAGTAGAAGAACCTGCCGTGTTCCAAATGATGAAGACCGTCGAAGCAGATCCCAATATTACAGTTTTATTGAATACTACTATTGTTAAAACTGAGGGTATGCCTGGTCTTTTCGATATAACATTGAACGTATCAGGCCAAGAACAGGTAAAAAGATTTGGGACTATAATAGCTGCTGCTGGCTTTACTCCTTATGATGCGTCAAAACTTGATAAATTGGGTTTTGGTGTTTCGCCTGACGTAATTTCTAATGTAGATTTTGAGAGAATGGTAAGAGAAACTGGAAAGATAACGAGGCCATCTGATGGTAAGACTGCTAAAAGAGTTGCCTTCGTGCTGTGTGCTGGTTCAAGGGACCCAGAGCATCTTCCATATTGTTCTGGATATTGTTGTGCTGCTTCATTGAAGCAGGCGAAATACGTCAGAGATATCAACGATGGAGTTGCTTATGTGCTTTATAAGGATATGAGAACGCCTTCTCAATTTGAACTGTTTTATAAAGAGCTTCAAAACGACCCTGGAATTCTCTTAACAAAGTGCGAGATTAAAGAAGTCTCTTTAGGTGAAGATTCTTCCTTAAACGTTGACGTAACTGACACGTTACTTGGCGATGAGTTAGCTATCGAAGCAGATTTGGTTGTTCTTGTGGTCGGCATGGTATCAAACGCAAACCAAGAAAAGCCTGATATTTTAAATCTGCAATACAGACAAGGGCTTGAACTTCCATTGCTCGATACTGGTTATTATCCTGATTCCAACTATGTTTGTTTCCCTTATGAGAGCAGAAGAACTGGAATATATCCATGTGGGACCATAAGGGCTCCGATGGAGACATACGGGAGCATACAGGACTCTATAGGAGCTGCCTTAAAGGCGATTCAGTGTATGTGGCACTACGAAAGAGGAATGGCTGTTCATCCAAGAGGATGGGAGAAATCTTATCCTCAGGTGTTTATGCAAAGATGTACTTCTTGCAAGCGTTGTACTGAAGAGTGTCCTTTTGGCGCGATAGACGAAGACGAGAAGGGAACGCCATTTTATAAGTTCAACCGTTGTAGAAGATGTGGTACGTGTATGGGAGCATGTCCTGAAAGGATTATCTCTTTCCATGATTTCTCAATTGATATGGTTAACTCTATGATAAAGGAAATAGAAGTTCCAGAAGATGACGATGAGAAGCTTCGTTATCTGGCTTTTATTTGCGAAAATGATGCCTATCCTGCTCTTGATGCTGCTGCGTTCTTAAAACACAGATTCCCGCCAGGTATTAGATTTATTTCTCTTAGATGTGCAGGAAATATGAACCTGGTATGGATTGCTGATGGACTTGGCAATGGCCTTGATGGAGCCTTGGTCTTAGGTTGTAAGTTTGGTGAAAATTATCAATGCCACTATATTAAGGGTTCAGAGCTTTGCAACTATAGGTTCGGTAAAATTGGCGAAACGCTTGATAGGCTAGGTTTGGAATCAGAAAGAGTAGAGATGATGCAGGTTCAAATCTCCGACTATGTAAATATAGCTGATACTCTTAAAGACTATGCCGATAGGGTTAAGGAAATTGGTCCTAACCCATTCAAGGGTTTTTAG
- the aprA gene encoding adenylyl-sulfate reductase subunit alpha: MEREACTFSYCDKPVIEEKNVDLLIIGGGMGACGAAYEAVKWAKPNGLSIFLADKAALERSGAVAQGLSAINTYIGTDNDPADYVRMVRTDLMGIIREDLVYDLGRLVDDSVHLFEKWGLPIWKAFGEDKGKTLEQGAKPRRTGRWQVAISGESYKCIVAEAAKSAMASYDKAEYVERVFIVKLLLDSKEENRIAAAAGFSVRENKVYFIKAKAIIIACGGAVHIYRPRSVLEGYGRAWYPVWNAGSTYAMPFQVGAEATMMENRFVPARFKDGYGPVGTWFLLFKATATNARGEDYCAKTEYIEKYAPYNKNLGTCIRNHMMIEDYKKGLGPMYMNTDKALAELAKTIDAKHAKELESEAWEDFLDMTVGQVGVWLGNNIEPDKIPSEIMPAEPYLLGSHAGCCGLWACGPEDLQNDATREAGYIWEYKGKSYNRMTTVNGLFTCADGVGASGHKFSSGSHTEGRIVGKQAVRFILNNKDYTPSVDRTAEELAAEIYAPMELFEKYKTVSTTPYSINPQYITPKQFLFRLNKIMDEYVAGTIGWYSTSETLLTKGLYYMEMLEEDSYRMAAWDLHQLMRVWENYHRFLTARMHLRHIMFRQETRYPGYYYREDFNLIDDANWRCFVNSKMDPKTGEIKEFKRNYVQLIPD, translated from the coding sequence ATGGAAAGAGAAGCTTGTACATTCTCATATTGTGATAAACCAGTCATTGAAGAGAAGAACGTAGATCTTCTAATCATTGGCGGTGGAATGGGTGCATGCGGCGCAGCATACGAAGCTGTAAAATGGGCAAAACCAAATGGCTTGTCTATATTTTTAGCAGATAAAGCAGCACTTGAGAGATCTGGCGCTGTAGCTCAGGGCCTTTCTGCAATTAACACCTACATTGGAACTGATAACGATCCAGCTGACTATGTCAGAATGGTTCGTACCGACCTTATGGGCATCATTCGTGAAGATTTAGTATACGATCTTGGTCGTCTTGTTGATGACTCTGTTCACCTTTTCGAGAAATGGGGACTTCCAATTTGGAAAGCCTTTGGAGAAGATAAGGGTAAGACCTTAGAGCAGGGCGCCAAGCCACGTAGGACAGGTCGTTGGCAGGTTGCAATATCTGGCGAGTCATACAAGTGTATCGTTGCAGAGGCCGCAAAGTCAGCTATGGCATCTTATGACAAAGCAGAATATGTTGAAAGAGTATTTATTGTTAAACTTTTGTTAGACTCTAAAGAAGAGAACAGAATTGCAGCAGCAGCAGGCTTCAGCGTTCGTGAGAACAAAGTTTATTTCATAAAAGCAAAGGCAATTATCATAGCTTGTGGTGGAGCGGTCCACATATATCGTCCACGTTCAGTCTTGGAGGGTTACGGACGTGCATGGTATCCAGTATGGAATGCTGGCTCTACTTATGCAATGCCTTTCCAGGTTGGCGCAGAGGCGACAATGATGGAGAACAGATTCGTGCCTGCCAGATTTAAAGATGGTTACGGACCTGTCGGCACATGGTTCTTGCTCTTCAAAGCTACTGCTACAAACGCAAGAGGCGAAGACTATTGCGCAAAGACAGAATATATCGAAAAATATGCTCCATATAACAAAAACCTTGGTACTTGCATCAGAAACCATATGATGATCGAAGACTACAAAAAAGGTCTTGGCCCTATGTATATGAATACCGACAAAGCTCTTGCTGAACTTGCAAAGACAATTGACGCAAAGCACGCAAAAGAGCTTGAGTCAGAGGCATGGGAAGACTTCCTTGACATGACTGTTGGTCAGGTTGGCGTATGGCTTGGAAACAACATTGAACCTGACAAGATCCCATCCGAAATTATGCCAGCTGAACCATATCTTCTCGGATCACACGCTGGTTGCTGCGGACTTTGGGCATGTGGACCAGAGGATCTACAGAACGATGCAACAAGAGAAGCAGGCTACATTTGGGAATATAAGGGCAAATCTTACAACCGTATGACGACTGTAAACGGCTTGTTTACATGTGCAGACGGCGTTGGAGCTTCTGGCCACAAATTCTCTTCTGGGTCACACACAGAGGGACGTATAGTTGGAAAACAGGCAGTAAGATTTATTCTTAACAACAAAGACTATACACCATCAGTTGATAGGACTGCAGAGGAATTGGCAGCAGAGATATATGCTCCAATGGAACTCTTTGAAAAATATAAGACAGTTTCAACTACTCCATATTCAATCAACCCACAGTATATTACCCCTAAGCAGTTTCTTTTCCGTTTGAACAAGATTATGGACGAATACGTTGCTGGAACCATTGGCTGGTATTCCACATCCGAGACTCTTCTCACAAAGGGACTCTATTATATGGAAATGCTTGAAGAGGATAGCTACAGGATGGCAGCATGGGATCTTCACCAGCTTATGAGAGTTTGGGAAAACTATCATAGATTCTTGACTGCTCGTATGCACCTTAGGCATATTATGTTCCGTCAAGAAACACGTTATCCTGGGTACTACTATCGTGAAGACTTTAATCTGATTGATGATGCTAACTGGAGATGTTTTGTCAACTCTAAGATGGATCCAAAAACTGGTGAGATCAAAGAGTTCAAGAGAAATTACGTCCAGCTCATTCCAGACTAA
- a CDS encoding CoB--CoM heterodisulfide reductase iron-sulfur subunit A family protein, producing MIEFQGKVLVIGGGISGITAAIEAAETGVEVYLVDKNPYLGGRVAQLTKYFPKLCPPTCGLELNFRRMRENKGVEVMTQTEVLKVEGSKGNFKVTLKKKPRFVNENCTLCGECFNVCPVERDNDFNFNMNKSKAIYSVFEFANPPYAVIDPSVCLGEKCSKCLDVCKYSAIDLNMKEEIVDITVGSIIVTTGWQPYDAEKIDNLKFGIVPNVITNMMMERLASSTGPTGGKILRPSDGKPVKNVAFVQCAGSRDENHLPYCSYICCMASLKQCTYLADQDPEVKATVFYIDIRTPGRYEQFYWNVKENPNISFVKGKVANIEADSSGDVWVEAEDILAGSKSKERFDMVVLATGMQPTSVNWDLPFSAKKTPEGFIDPDSLPDGIHLAGSAVMPFDVIRSLHSATGSVLKALQSISGRGN from the coding sequence ATGATAGAATTTCAAGGAAAGGTACTGGTTATCGGCGGCGGTATTAGTGGTATTACTGCAGCTATAGAGGCCGCTGAAACAGGTGTTGAAGTTTACCTTGTCGATAAAAATCCTTATTTGGGTGGTAGGGTAGCTCAATTAACCAAATATTTTCCAAAACTTTGTCCTCCAACATGTGGTCTGGAGCTTAATTTCAGGCGTATGAGGGAAAACAAGGGTGTTGAAGTTATGACGCAGACCGAGGTTCTAAAAGTTGAGGGCTCAAAAGGCAACTTTAAAGTTACTCTTAAGAAGAAGCCTCGCTTTGTTAATGAGAATTGTACTCTTTGTGGAGAATGCTTTAACGTGTGTCCGGTAGAGAGAGATAATGACTTTAATTTTAATATGAATAAGTCAAAAGCTATATACAGCGTATTTGAATTTGCCAATCCCCCTTATGCTGTTATCGATCCAAGCGTTTGTTTGGGTGAAAAGTGTTCAAAATGTCTTGATGTTTGCAAATACAGCGCAATTGATTTAAACATGAAGGAAGAGATTGTAGACATAACAGTTGGCTCAATTATAGTAACTACTGGATGGCAGCCTTACGATGCTGAAAAGATTGACAATCTGAAATTTGGAATAGTCCCAAATGTTATTACAAATATGATGATGGAGAGACTTGCATCATCAACAGGACCTACAGGTGGAAAGATCTTAAGGCCATCTGATGGCAAACCTGTTAAAAACGTCGCTTTTGTCCAGTGTGCAGGCTCAAGGGACGAGAACCATCTTCCATACTGCTCCTATATATGCTGTATGGCATCTCTAAAACAGTGTACCTATTTGGCAGATCAAGATCCAGAAGTAAAAGCTACAGTATTTTATATAGATATTAGAACTCCTGGCAGGTATGAGCAATTTTACTGGAATGTCAAGGAAAATCCAAATATATCCTTCGTAAAAGGGAAGGTTGCGAACATTGAAGCGGATTCTTCTGGCGATGTGTGGGTTGAAGCAGAGGATATATTGGCTGGTTCGAAGAGTAAAGAAAGGTTTGATATGGTGGTTTTGGCTACCGGCATGCAACCAACTAGTGTCAACTGGGATTTGCCATTTAGCGCCAAAAAGACTCCTGAAGGATTTATAGATCCTGATAGTTTGCCAGATGGCATTCATCTTGCAGGTTCTGCGGTTATGCCTTTTGACGTAATACGCTCTTTGCACTCGGCAACAGGTTCGGTGCTTAAAGCCCTTCAAAGCATATCAGGAAGGGGGAATTAA
- a CDS encoding YkgJ family cysteine cluster protein, producing MPNMDAVDKVALDRSSKFRFSCNKGISCWNLCCRDVDILLTPYDVLEMRTALGQSSGEFLEKNTKVIIDPKTAIPMVQIMLKPDERLCVFSSDEGCGMYKNRPLLCRTYPIGMAALRKKGEANPEDEFFFFIREKFCKGFSQNQEFTVGEWLKDQGADDLIEKNKDWLELILRRNVMGVEPFNEKEASLYFMALYDLDKFRKFVFDTKLLDYFDLSDERISTMKESDEELLKFGIDYLFFMFKIKKGLEPKKA from the coding sequence ATGCCTAATATGGATGCTGTTGATAAAGTTGCTCTTGATAGAAGTTCTAAATTTAGATTTAGCTGTAATAAAGGTATAAGTTGTTGGAACCTTTGCTGCAGAGACGTAGATATACTTTTGACCCCGTACGATGTTTTAGAAATGAGGACTGCGCTTGGGCAGTCCTCAGGGGAGTTTTTAGAAAAAAATACCAAAGTTATTATTGATCCAAAAACTGCCATTCCAATGGTTCAAATTATGCTCAAACCTGATGAGCGATTATGTGTCTTTAGTTCGGATGAAGGTTGCGGCATGTATAAAAATAGGCCTCTCCTTTGCAGAACCTATCCTATTGGGATGGCTGCACTCAGGAAAAAAGGTGAGGCAAATCCAGAAGACGAATTTTTCTTTTTTATAAGGGAGAAATTTTGCAAAGGATTTTCACAGAACCAAGAATTTACTGTGGGGGAATGGCTGAAGGATCAAGGGGCTGATGACTTAATTGAAAAGAACAAGGATTGGCTTGAACTTATCCTTAGAAGAAATGTAATGGGAGTTGAGCCATTTAACGAAAAGGAAGCCTCTTTATACTTTATGGCCCTTTATGATTTGGATAAATTTAGAAAATTTGTTTTTGATACGAAGCTTTTAGACTATTTTGATTTGAGCGATGAGAGAATTAGTACTATGAAGGAAAGCGATGAAGAGCTTTTAAAATTCGGCATTGATTACCTATTTTTTATGTTTAAAATTAAAAAGGGTTTAGAGCCGAAAAAAGCTTAA
- a CDS encoding DUF169 domain-containing protein: MQNYSEIQDFLMKEFRFMHLPIAVKFIFKDEELQDFKKNVKDYYVPNKPLTFCQAEIGPRMKGITVLQEKEALGCSNAAYVFGWKGFDEAEVKSHLKYVRDMKQAEKFLLSKPRLEEGKLKAIVVSPLGKTYFDPDVVHFYCDNMQAYQLSVGWMALRDIHPMKPNVTMNSAACAGNVYVYNTKLASTHPACSGSYNSGKTERGETNVVIPGEDIADLVSWFKERVEKYGSLSIVKPGDEFPGSDVCKNCPLIVFRKGEVAN; encoded by the coding sequence ATGCAAAATTATTCTGAGATTCAGGATTTTCTAATGAAAGAGTTTAGATTTATGCACCTGCCAATTGCAGTAAAATTTATTTTTAAAGATGAAGAATTACAAGATTTCAAGAAAAATGTAAAGGATTATTACGTGCCAAATAAGCCTCTTACCTTTTGTCAGGCAGAAATTGGGCCAAGAATGAAAGGGATTACAGTTCTGCAGGAAAAAGAAGCTTTGGGTTGTTCTAATGCAGCGTATGTATTTGGGTGGAAGGGTTTTGATGAGGCAGAGGTAAAGAGTCATTTAAAGTATGTAAGAGATATGAAACAGGCTGAAAAATTTCTTCTTTCTAAGCCACGATTAGAAGAAGGAAAATTAAAGGCGATTGTAGTTTCTCCTCTTGGAAAAACCTATTTTGACCCAGATGTCGTTCATTTCTATTGTGATAATATGCAAGCTTATCAACTTAGCGTGGGTTGGATGGCACTAAGAGATATTCATCCAATGAAACCGAATGTTACGATGAACTCTGCAGCTTGTGCTGGTAATGTTTATGTTTATAATACGAAACTTGCTTCAACACATCCCGCTTGCAGTGGTAGTTATAACTCTGGTAAGACTGAGAGAGGCGAGACTAACGTAGTAATTCCTGGCGAGGATATAGCAGATTTGGTTTCCTGGTTCAAGGAAAGAGTTGAAAAGTATGGGAGCCTTTCTATAGTAAAGCCCGGAGATGAATTTCCTGGTTCAGATGTTTGTAAAAATTGTCCATTAATAGTATTTAGAAAGGGAGAAGTTGCTAATTAG